One genomic region from Ralstonia pickettii DTP0602 encodes:
- a CDS encoding N-acylglucosamine 2-epimerase (K01809: E5.3.1.8, manA; mannose-6-phosphate isomerase [EC:5.3.1.8]), translated as MAGRRIAGNAHPALPLPRFQTRTCAAPRKARRSIKPGMRRLGGSSGGARFARGARAVQHLVAGSPAGGLGLSLRGIAGSGLDGAIGVGSAAALFHDDAPGVLAGRVFQDMEHQRAVLVGERQGQVRHGCLPLAGWDALMLAIARRQCHDSFAAAAWQDTAQAAAAAFPAAPIPVSSAPWRRSAPLFVTDHAPNMPISPQLKERVAALTAHYDATVLPLWTASGWNADLLLPYEALDGATAAPQPAARYRAMACARQLYVFSLAGQHAHADTLFGSLQAYFGNGDGSWNYSVDAGGTPLDVTRDLYTHAFVIFACANYHARRGSPDALEVLDETVDIVEDRFADGQGLYHAALTEHFRPKGAGVLQNPVMHLTEAYLAALDATGDEWYAERLREIAMAVHERFVDPASGCIAELPQGSADNRIEPGHQFEWFSLVAARQHLFDDLPLDGALRKAFAFAQQHGVAADTLGVSAALDAGGALLDGTQRIWAQTEYARALALHGEPQSLATLETWAQQFRGRFLHAQGWHECLAPSGDVVRAEMPSTSPYHLATSYCALAALAGVNWPGQGG; from the coding sequence GTGGCCGGAAGGAGAATCGCGGGCAATGCTCACCCCGCGTTGCCACTGCCGCGATTTCAGACTAGAACATGTGCCGCGCCGCGCAAAGCGCGGCGCAGCATCAAGCCGGGTATGCGCCGCCTGGGCGGCAGTTCAGGTGGCGCGCGCTTCGCCCGCGGCGCGCGGGCCGTCCAGCATCTGGTTGCCGGCAGCCCAGCAGGCGGCCTCGGCCTCAGCCTCCGAGGCATAGCTGGAAGTGGCCTCGACGGTGCAATCGGCGTCGGCAGCGCCGCAGCGCTCTTCCATGATGATGCGCCAGGTGTACTGGCCGGGCGGGTCTTCCAGGACATGGAGCACCAGCGTGCGGTGCTCGTCGGTGAGCGTCAGGGGCAGGTTCGACATGGGTGCCTCCCATTGGCAGGGTGGGACGCATTGATGCTAGCAATTGCGCGGCGCCAATGCCATGACAGTTTTGCCGCCGCAGCGTGGCAAGATACGGCGCAGGCCGCAGCGGCGGCTTTCCCCGCCGCGCCAATTCCAGTATCTTCTGCGCCGTGGCGCCGCTCGGCGCCGCTTTTCGTGACCGACCATGCCCCGAACATGCCCATTTCGCCTCAGCTGAAAGAACGGGTCGCCGCCCTGACGGCACACTACGACGCCACGGTCCTGCCGCTCTGGACCGCCAGCGGCTGGAATGCCGACCTGTTGCTGCCCTATGAGGCGCTCGACGGCGCCACCGCCGCGCCGCAGCCGGCGGCGCGCTACCGCGCCATGGCCTGCGCGCGCCAGCTCTATGTGTTTTCGCTCGCGGGGCAGCATGCACATGCCGATACGCTGTTCGGCTCGCTGCAGGCGTACTTCGGCAATGGGGACGGGAGCTGGAACTACAGCGTCGACGCGGGCGGCACACCGCTCGATGTCACGCGCGACCTCTATACACACGCCTTCGTGATCTTTGCCTGTGCGAACTATCATGCGCGGCGCGGCAGTCCCGATGCGCTCGAGGTGCTCGATGAAACCGTCGACATCGTCGAGGACCGCTTTGCCGATGGCCAGGGCCTCTACCATGCCGCGCTGACTGAGCACTTCCGCCCAAAGGGCGCGGGGGTGCTGCAGAACCCGGTGATGCACCTGACCGAGGCCTACCTGGCGGCGCTGGATGCGACCGGCGACGAATGGTATGCCGAACGCCTGCGCGAGATCGCGATGGCCGTGCATGAACGCTTTGTCGATCCGGCCAGCGGCTGCATCGCGGAACTGCCGCAGGGCAGCGCGGACAATCGCATCGAGCCGGGGCATCAGTTCGAGTGGTTCTCGCTGGTGGCGGCGCGGCAGCATCTGTTCGACGACCTGCCGCTGGACGGCGCGCTGCGCAAGGCCTTTGCATTCGCGCAGCAGCACGGCGTGGCGGCGGATACGCTGGGCGTCAGCGCCGCGCTGGACGCGGGCGGCGCACTGCTCGACGGCACCCAGCGCATCTGGGCTCAAACCGAATACGCGCGCGCGCTGGCGCTGCATGGCGAGCCACAGTCACTGGCCACGCTGGAGACCTGGGCGCAGCAGTTTCGCGGCCGCTTCCTGCATGCGCAGGGCTGGCACGAATGCCTGGCGCCCTCGGGCGACGTGGTGCGCGCGGAAATGCCGTCGACCTCGCCTTACCACCTGGCCACGTCCTACTGCGCACTGGCAGCGCTGGCAGGCGTGAACTGGCCGGGGCAGGGCGGCTGA